One genomic segment of Occultella kanbiaonis includes these proteins:
- the argG gene encoding argininosuccinate synthase gives MSKVLTELPVGERVGIAFSGGLDTSVAVAWMRHHGAIPCTYTADLGQYDEPEIEKVPSRAIEYGAELSRAVDCKSALVEEGLAALACGAFHIRSGGRAYFNTTPLGRAVTGTLLVRAMQADGVEIWGDGSTFKGNDIERFYRYGLLANPSLRIYKPWLDPAFVSELGGRAEMSEWLTDHNLPYRDSAAKAYSTDANIWGATHEAKTLEHLDVSLETVDPIMGVKFWDPEVAIESEDVTIAFSQGRPVAINGRPYADPVALVHEANTIGGRHGLGMSDQIENRIIEAKSRGIYEAPGMALLHIAYERLVAAIHNEDTIASYHADGRRLGRLLYEGRWLDPQALMIRESIQRWIASVVTGEVTLRLRRGEDYTLLRTDGPAFSYRPEKLSMERTESAAFGPTDRIGQLTMRNLDIADSRDKLEMYARQPVNQGQVLVENGTLFGELPTGGAAVITANPTVADDETALESAAMEVGSD, from the coding sequence GTGAGCAAGGTACTGACGGAACTGCCGGTCGGCGAACGAGTAGGCATTGCGTTCTCCGGCGGTCTGGACACCTCGGTCGCGGTGGCGTGGATGCGGCACCACGGGGCGATCCCGTGCACCTACACCGCCGACCTCGGCCAGTACGACGAGCCCGAGATCGAGAAGGTGCCCAGCCGCGCCATCGAGTACGGCGCCGAGCTGTCCCGCGCCGTCGACTGCAAGAGTGCGCTCGTCGAGGAGGGGCTGGCGGCGCTCGCCTGCGGCGCGTTCCACATCCGTAGCGGCGGCCGCGCCTACTTCAACACCACCCCGCTCGGCCGGGCCGTCACCGGCACGCTGCTGGTGCGGGCCATGCAGGCGGACGGTGTCGAGATCTGGGGCGACGGGTCCACGTTCAAGGGCAACGACATCGAGCGGTTCTACCGCTACGGGCTGCTCGCGAACCCGTCCCTGCGGATCTACAAGCCGTGGCTGGACCCGGCGTTCGTGTCCGAACTGGGTGGCCGCGCGGAGATGAGCGAGTGGCTCACCGACCACAACCTGCCCTATCGGGACAGTGCAGCGAAGGCCTACTCCACCGACGCCAACATCTGGGGCGCCACGCACGAGGCGAAGACCCTCGAGCACCTGGACGTCTCCCTGGAGACGGTCGACCCGATCATGGGCGTGAAGTTCTGGGACCCGGAGGTGGCGATCGAGTCCGAGGACGTCACCATCGCCTTCTCCCAGGGCCGCCCGGTCGCGATCAACGGGCGCCCCTACGCCGACCCGGTGGCGCTCGTGCACGAGGCGAACACCATCGGTGGCCGGCACGGGCTCGGCATGTCCGACCAGATCGAGAACCGCATCATCGAGGCGAAGTCCCGCGGCATCTACGAGGCCCCAGGGATGGCGTTGCTGCACATCGCCTACGAGCGGCTGGTGGCCGCCATCCACAACGAGGACACCATTGCCAGCTACCACGCCGACGGCCGGCGGCTGGGGCGGCTGCTCTACGAGGGCCGCTGGCTTGACCCGCAGGCGCTCATGATCCGCGAGTCGATCCAGCGGTGGATCGCCTCCGTCGTCACCGGCGAGGTCACCCTCCGGCTGCGGCGCGGCGAGGACTACACGCTGCTGCGCACCGACGGACCCGCCTTCTCCTACCGCCCGGAGAAGCTGTCGATGGAGCGCACCGAGTCCGCGGCCTTCGGCCCGACCGACCGGATCGGTCAGCTCACCATGCGCAACCTCGACATCGCCGACTCGCGCGACAAGTTGGAGATGTACGCCCGGCAGCCGGTGAACCAGGGTCAGGTGCTGGTCGAGAACGGCACGCTGTTCGGTGAGCTGCCCACCGGCGGCGCGGCCGTCATCACGGCCAACCCGACGGTCGCGGACGACGAGACCGCTCTGGAGAGCGCCGCCATGGAGGTGGGATCCGACTGA
- the argH gene encoding argininosuccinate lyase yields MAEHTTSGALWGGRFSGGPADALAALSKSTHFDWRLARHDIAGSRAHARVLHGAGLLTAEELAGMLAALDALDADVTSGAFVAADGDEDVHSALERGLIERAGPHLGGKLRAGRSRNDQIATLVRMYLREQALLIAGGVLDVVDALIAQAQAHPNAPMPGRTHLQHAQPVLLAHHLLAHAWPLLRDVDRLRDWDARAAISPYGSGALAGSSLGLDPAAVAADLGFDAPVANSIDGTAARDVVAEFSFVTAMIGVDLSRISEEVILWATKEFGFVTLDDAFSTGSSIMPQKKNPDVAELARGKAGRLIGDLAGLLATLKGLPLAYNRDLQEDKEPVFDAVDTLALLLPAVSGMVATLTFHVDRLAELAPQGFALATDIAEWLVRQGVPFRDAHEIAGACVQACEGRGIELWDLSDDDLAAISEHLTPGVRDVLSVAGSIGSRDGVGGTAPERVAEQLEAARGTSATWRAGIAAMR; encoded by the coding sequence ATGGCCGAGCACACCACGTCCGGCGCGCTCTGGGGTGGGCGCTTCAGCGGTGGACCCGCCGACGCGCTCGCAGCCCTCAGCAAGTCGACCCATTTCGACTGGCGCCTCGCACGGCACGACATCGCCGGTTCCCGCGCCCACGCCCGGGTGCTGCACGGCGCCGGCCTGCTCACCGCGGAGGAGCTGGCCGGCATGCTCGCCGCCCTGGACGCACTCGACGCGGACGTCACCTCCGGCGCGTTCGTGGCCGCCGACGGCGACGAGGACGTGCACAGCGCCCTCGAGCGGGGTCTGATCGAGCGGGCCGGGCCGCACCTCGGCGGCAAGCTGCGCGCGGGGCGGTCCCGCAACGACCAGATCGCCACCCTGGTCCGGATGTACCTGCGTGAGCAGGCCCTCCTCATCGCCGGCGGGGTGCTCGATGTGGTGGACGCCCTGATCGCGCAGGCGCAGGCGCACCCGAACGCCCCCATGCCCGGGCGCACCCACCTGCAGCACGCCCAGCCCGTGCTCCTCGCCCATCACCTGCTCGCGCACGCCTGGCCGCTGCTGCGCGACGTGGACCGGCTCCGCGACTGGGACGCCCGAGCGGCGATCTCGCCTTACGGGTCCGGTGCGCTCGCCGGTTCCTCGCTCGGCCTCGACCCGGCCGCCGTGGCCGCGGACCTGGGCTTCGACGCCCCGGTGGCGAACTCCATCGACGGCACGGCCGCCCGGGACGTGGTGGCCGAGTTCTCGTTCGTGACCGCGATGATCGGGGTGGACCTGTCCCGGATCTCCGAGGAGGTCATCCTCTGGGCCACGAAGGAGTTCGGCTTCGTCACCCTCGACGACGCGTTCTCCACCGGCTCCTCGATCATGCCGCAGAAGAAGAACCCGGACGTGGCCGAGCTCGCCCGCGGCAAGGCCGGCCGCCTCATCGGCGACCTTGCCGGGCTGCTGGCCACCCTGAAGGGCCTTCCGCTGGCCTACAACCGGGACCTGCAGGAGGACAAGGAGCCCGTGTTCGACGCCGTCGACACACTCGCTCTGCTGCTGCCCGCCGTCTCCGGCATGGTCGCGACCCTGACCTTCCACGTCGACCGGCTCGCCGAGCTCGCCCCGCAGGGATTCGCCCTCGCCACCGACATCGCCGAGTGGCTGGTGCGTCAGGGCGTCCCGTTCCGCGACGCCCACGAGATCGCCGGGGCCTGCGTGCAGGCCTGCGAGGGGCGCGGCATCGAGCTCTGGGACCTCAGCGACGACGACCTCGCCGCGATCAGCGAGCACCTCACCCCCGGGGTACGGGACGTGCTCAGCGTGGCCGGCTCCATCGGCTCCCGCGACGGCGTCGGTGGCACCGCCCCGGAACGCGTCGCCGAGCAGCTCGAGGCGGCGCGCGGCACGTCCGCGACGTGGCGCGCCGGCATCGCCGCGATGCGGTGA
- a CDS encoding (d)CMP kinase, giving the protein MTRTTTDGAAAAAGTVAAIVAAAAAVGPQCGRTTVIAIDGPAGSGKTSLAAALAPVLAARTIHMDDLYEGWSGLAAAGDRLTEEILAPIWLGRPGRYRRYDWHSEEFAESHEVPIADHLVVEGVGCVRASSRRFLSVIVWVEADDDVRLARGLARDGVAAEPHWRSWMSAERDLFARVGTRDLADVQVDAWGRLRP; this is encoded by the coding sequence GTGACCCGGACGACCACGGACGGCGCGGCCGCCGCTGCCGGGACCGTCGCCGCGATCGTCGCGGCGGCGGCCGCGGTGGGGCCGCAGTGTGGGCGGACCACGGTGATCGCCATCGACGGGCCGGCCGGCTCCGGCAAGACGAGCCTCGCCGCCGCCCTCGCGCCCGTGCTGGCCGCCCGGACCATCCACATGGACGACCTCTACGAGGGGTGGTCCGGACTCGCGGCGGCCGGGGACCGCCTCACCGAGGAGATCCTGGCGCCGATCTGGCTCGGCCGACCGGGCCGATACCGGCGCTACGACTGGCACTCCGAGGAGTTCGCCGAGTCCCACGAGGTCCCGATCGCCGACCACCTCGTGGTCGAGGGTGTCGGGTGCGTGCGGGCGTCCTCGCGCCGGTTCCTGTCCGTGATCGTGTGGGTGGAGGCCGACGACGACGTCCGGCTGGCCCGCGGCCTCGCCCGCGACGGCGTCGCCGCCGAACCGCACTGGCGGAGCTGGATGAGCGCCGAGCGTGACCTGTTCGCCCGCGTCGGGACCCGCGACCTCGCCGACGTGCAGGTGGACGCCTGGGGCCGGCTACGACCATGA
- a CDS encoding DNA-3-methyladenine glycosylase has protein sequence MSTALDLSRRSTEFATELLGATLTSRVGGHEVTVRLVEVEAYEGTDDPGSHAYRGPTPRNEVMFGPAGHLYVYRHLGLHHCANLVCGPDGVASAVLLRAGEVVAGTGEARRRRLASGVCRTDRDLARGPARLAVVLGLTREHNGAAVTQGGDAVGLLSLDRGEPPAAVASGGRVGVSGAGGDAERFGWRYWVDGDPHVSAYRSAGRR, from the coding sequence ATGAGCACCGCCCTCGACCTGTCCCGGCGCAGCACCGAGTTCGCGACGGAGCTGCTGGGGGCCACGCTCACGTCCCGGGTCGGCGGGCACGAGGTCACCGTCCGGCTCGTGGAGGTCGAGGCCTACGAGGGCACCGATGATCCGGGCTCGCATGCCTACCGCGGCCCGACCCCGCGCAACGAGGTGATGTTCGGGCCGGCCGGGCATCTCTATGTGTACCGACACCTCGGGCTGCACCACTGCGCCAATCTCGTCTGCGGGCCCGACGGCGTCGCCTCAGCGGTCCTGCTGCGCGCCGGCGAGGTGGTGGCCGGGACCGGCGAGGCCCGACGGCGTCGGCTCGCCTCGGGCGTGTGCCGCACCGATCGAGACCTCGCGAGGGGACCGGCGCGCCTGGCCGTCGTGCTCGGACTCACCCGCGAGCACAACGGAGCCGCCGTCACCCAGGGCGGCGACGCCGTCGGGCTCCTGAGCCTGGACCGCGGCGAGCCGCCGGCGGCGGTGGCCAGCGGCGGCCGGGTCGGCGTGAGCGGCGCCGGGGGAGACGCCGAGCGGTTCGGCTGGCGGTACTGGGTCGACGGTGACCCGCACGTGTCCGCCTACCGGTCCGCCGGTCGCCGTTAG
- the tyrS gene encoding tyrosine--tRNA ligase gives MNDILDELRWRGLIAQSTDESALADALAAGPVTYYAGFDPTGPSLHHGHLVQLVLLRHLQRAGHRALALVGGATGLIGDPRMSGERTLNTKEVVAEWTMRLHAQISRFLDFEGDNPATMVNNLDWTAPLSAIDFLRDIGKHYRLGTMLAKDTVARRLSSDEGISFTEFSYQILQGMDFLELNRRYGCTLQTGGNDQWGNLLSGVDLIRKADGRTVHVLTTPLITKADGTKFGKTEGGAVWLAPDLMSPYAFFQFWVNTDDADVVGYLKIFTFLDRERITELEQAVADAPRAREAQRVLAREVTTLVHGADATARVEAASAALFGAGDLHDLDAGTLADAVAEVPRGTVVPGESTIVDALVAAGLEKGRNAARRVVGEGGAYLNNVKITDPEQIITEGDLLAGGVALVRRGRRNLAVITRR, from the coding sequence GTGAACGACATCCTCGACGAGCTGCGCTGGCGCGGTCTGATCGCCCAGTCAACCGATGAGTCGGCCCTGGCCGACGCACTCGCGGCGGGGCCGGTCACCTACTACGCCGGCTTCGACCCCACCGGCCCGAGCCTGCACCACGGGCACCTCGTGCAGCTGGTCCTGCTGCGTCACCTGCAGCGCGCCGGCCACCGGGCCCTCGCGCTCGTCGGCGGCGCCACCGGGCTGATCGGCGACCCGCGGATGTCCGGCGAGCGAACCCTGAACACGAAGGAGGTCGTGGCCGAGTGGACGATGCGTCTGCACGCCCAGATCTCCCGGTTCCTCGACTTCGAGGGCGACAACCCGGCCACCATGGTGAACAACCTCGACTGGACCGCGCCGCTGTCCGCGATCGACTTCCTGCGGGACATCGGCAAGCACTACCGGCTCGGCACCATGCTCGCGAAGGACACCGTGGCCCGCCGGCTCAGCAGCGACGAGGGCATCAGCTTCACCGAGTTCAGCTACCAGATCCTGCAGGGCATGGACTTCCTGGAACTGAACCGGCGCTACGGCTGCACGCTGCAGACCGGCGGCAACGACCAGTGGGGCAACCTGCTCTCCGGCGTGGACCTGATCCGCAAGGCCGACGGTCGCACGGTCCACGTGCTCACCACCCCGCTCATCACGAAGGCGGACGGCACCAAGTTCGGCAAGACCGAGGGCGGTGCGGTCTGGCTGGCCCCGGACCTGATGAGCCCGTACGCCTTCTTCCAGTTCTGGGTGAACACCGACGACGCCGACGTGGTGGGCTACCTGAAGATCTTCACGTTCCTCGACCGGGAGCGGATCACCGAGCTGGAGCAGGCCGTCGCCGACGCACCCCGCGCCCGCGAGGCCCAACGGGTGCTCGCCCGTGAGGTGACCACGCTGGTTCACGGCGCGGACGCCACGGCCAGGGTCGAGGCCGCCTCGGCGGCGCTGTTCGGCGCCGGGGACCTGCACGACCTCGACGCCGGAACCCTCGCCGATGCCGTGGCCGAGGTGCCGCGGGGCACCGTGGTGCCGGGGGAGTCCACCATCGTCGATGCCCTCGTGGCCGCCGGCCTGGAGAAGGGACGCAACGCCGCCCGCCGCGTGGTCGGCGAGGGTGGTGCGTACCTGAACAACGTGAAGATCACCGACCCGGAGCAGATCATCACCGAGGGAGACCTCCTCGCCGGCGGTGTTGCCCTGGTGCGCCGGGGGCGTCGGAACCTGGCGGTCATCACCCGCCGCTGA